In the genome of Taurinivorans muris, one region contains:
- a CDS encoding DEAD/DEAH box helicase family protein: MPNFSFLENKKEYALFAPACMEAEKIYAAVPAMCAAACRKAMELAVKWVYSADTSVNVPYKDNLASLLHEPSFRDLMERGTWQKLLYILKLGNLAVHTERNIKHSDAILALRGLFEFILWIDYCYGGEYEERKFQESLIPSQIADTRKIKEQEENLRQKEAEIEKLQKQIQNLSAKYTAEKEEHKNTRTFHSENISEFATRKIFIDVDLKQIGWRFDGEKANVAEEYEVQDMAAIQGQTGWCDYVLFDDDALPLAVVEAKRASKDPKTGERQAQLYADCLERKFTRRPFIFLTNGFETYFWDSKLPPRKVSGIFGKSDLHRLMTRREQFENAPKSLLEYPINDKITDRYYQKEAIRAVCDGLEKGERKFLLVMATGTGKTRTSSSLVDVLSRANRLTNVLFLADRTALVKQAKDDFRTYLPDTTLCNLCMGKDDKNARIIFSTYPTLLNAVNNVNSKDGRELFSPAHFDLIIIDESHRSIFKKYRAIFEYFDAVLVGLTATPKTDVDRNTYDFFEMEHGLPTYAYDYETAVHTDKYLVPYYNYEVKTKFLDDGIHYDELSEKDKERFEEDFTEDGLTPEYIPSEAMNRFVFNEETVKIVLQDLMEKGIRTAGGDRLGKTVVFAQNKRHADFIVQCFNKLYPQYGGTFARRVVCDDAYVQSLIDDFKQPEKEPHIAVSVDMLDTGIDVPEIVNLVFFKKVRSKTKFWQMIGRGTRLCKGLSCSDQIDGEYIDKRRFLIFDYCANFEFFRVNKKDFEARETKSITENIFGKQIRLITALQDSAFSDDASQTWRKELVEVCRGQILSLNTELIAVKLQLRHVIKYQKEESFLCLNEESKSELATIIAPLVWSNDRDEAAKLFDNLMYGLMLDCMEHSKNLKKAQKQLKKIASVLEKKTTIPQVKEKLELIKAINSENFFAECDVLMLEKIRIELRELMRFLDNDEKQNKLVVTKLHDPVLDVQEGNPLNSAYDFEDYRAKVNRYVNEHPNTLAIYNLTHNIPLSKGDYQELERVLTCELGSKTDYAREYGNTPFGLLIRKIAKLDREAAMQAFSAFINDSSLNQNQIAFVHKIINYVIQNGYMENTEELLKAPFDKPAGFFRLFDDKTQEALVQIINQIKENAVQIAM; the protein is encoded by the coding sequence ATGCCAAACTTTTCCTTTTTAGAGAATAAAAAAGAATATGCTCTTTTTGCCCCTGCCTGCATGGAAGCGGAAAAAATCTATGCCGCCGTTCCTGCCATGTGCGCGGCAGCCTGCCGAAAAGCAATGGAACTGGCGGTAAAATGGGTCTATTCTGCGGATACGTCCGTAAATGTTCCCTATAAGGACAATCTGGCATCCCTTCTCCATGAGCCGAGCTTCCGCGACCTTATGGAACGCGGCACATGGCAGAAACTCCTGTATATCCTCAAACTGGGCAATTTGGCTGTGCATACGGAGCGGAACATAAAGCATAGTGATGCCATTCTTGCCCTGCGTGGTTTGTTTGAGTTTATCCTTTGGATTGATTACTGCTACGGCGGAGAATATGAAGAACGGAAATTTCAGGAAAGCTTAATCCCCTCCCAAATTGCCGATACCCGCAAAATCAAGGAACAAGAAGAAAACCTCAGGCAAAAAGAAGCGGAAATAGAAAAACTGCAAAAGCAGATACAGAATCTTTCCGCAAAATACACGGCAGAAAAAGAAGAGCACAAAAACACCCGTACTTTCCACAGCGAAAACATATCGGAATTTGCCACCCGTAAAATCTTTATCGATGTGGATTTAAAGCAAATCGGCTGGCGTTTTGACGGCGAGAAAGCCAATGTGGCGGAAGAATATGAAGTGCAGGATATGGCAGCTATCCAAGGACAAACGGGCTGGTGCGATTATGTGTTGTTTGATGATGATGCTTTGCCTCTTGCCGTAGTGGAAGCCAAACGCGCAAGCAAAGACCCGAAAACGGGCGAACGTCAAGCCCAGTTATATGCCGACTGTCTGGAACGGAAATTTACCCGTCGTCCCTTTATTTTTCTGACCAACGGTTTTGAAACGTATTTTTGGGACAGCAAACTTCCGCCCCGCAAAGTAAGCGGCATTTTCGGCAAAAGCGATTTGCACAGGCTGATGACACGCCGTGAACAGTTTGAAAACGCTCCCAAAAGCCTGCTTGAATATCCCATAAACGACAAAATCACCGACCGTTATTATCAAAAAGAAGCCATACGGGCAGTCTGCGACGGTCTGGAAAAGGGAGAACGCAAGTTTTTGTTGGTTATGGCAACAGGCACGGGCAAAACCCGCACCTCCTCAAGCCTTGTGGACGTTCTGAGCCGAGCCAATCGGCTTACCAACGTGCTTTTTCTGGCAGACCGCACGGCTTTGGTCAAACAGGCGAAAGACGATTTCAGAACTTATCTGCCCGATACGACCCTTTGCAATTTGTGCATGGGCAAGGACGACAAAAACGCAAGAATCATATTTTCCACCTATCCCACCCTGCTCAACGCCGTGAACAACGTTAATTCTAAGGACGGACGGGAACTTTTCAGTCCTGCCCATTTTGATTTGATTATCATTGACGAAAGCCACAGAAGCATTTTCAAAAAATACCGTGCCATTTTTGAATATTTCGATGCCGTGCTTGTGGGGCTCACCGCCACGCCCAAAACCGATGTGGACCGCAACACCTATGATTTTTTTGAAATGGAACACGGTTTGCCCACCTATGCCTATGATTATGAAACCGCAGTGCATACGGACAAATACCTTGTTCCCTATTACAATTATGAAGTAAAAACAAAATTCCTTGACGACGGCATACATTATGACGAACTTTCCGAAAAAGACAAGGAACGCTTTGAAGAAGATTTCACCGAGGACGGTCTGACGCCCGAATATATCCCTTCCGAAGCGATGAACAGATTTGTTTTCAATGAAGAAACCGTGAAAATCGTCCTGCAGGATTTAATGGAAAAAGGCATTCGGACTGCAGGCGGTGACCGTTTGGGAAAAACCGTTGTTTTTGCCCAAAACAAACGCCATGCTGATTTTATTGTGCAGTGTTTCAACAAACTGTATCCGCAGTACGGCGGAACCTTTGCCCGCCGTGTGGTTTGTGACGATGCCTATGTACAGAGCCTTATTGACGATTTCAAACAGCCCGAAAAAGAACCGCATATAGCCGTTTCCGTTGATATGCTGGACACGGGCATAGACGTGCCTGAAATTGTAAATCTGGTGTTTTTCAAAAAAGTCCGCTCAAAAACAAAATTCTGGCAGATGATAGGACGGGGAACAAGGCTGTGCAAAGGGCTTTCCTGCTCCGATCAAATTGACGGAGAGTATATAGACAAACGCCGTTTTCTGATTTTTGACTACTGTGCAAACTTTGAATTTTTCCGTGTCAATAAGAAAGACTTTGAAGCAAGGGAAACAAAATCCATCACGGAAAACATTTTCGGTAAACAAATCCGCCTTATTACGGCATTGCAGGACAGCGCATTTTCCGATGACGCAAGCCAGACATGGCGAAAAGAACTCGTTGAGGTGTGCCGGGGGCAAATCCTCTCCCTGAATACGGAACTTATCGCCGTAAAATTGCAGCTTCGGCATGTAATCAAATATCAAAAAGAAGAAAGTTTTCTCTGCCTGAACGAAGAAAGCAAAAGCGAACTGGCGACAATCATCGCTCCGCTTGTGTGGTCAAATGACAGGGACGAGGCAGCCAAACTCTTTGACAATCTCATGTACGGGCTTATGCTGGATTGCATGGAACATTCCAAAAACTTGAAAAAAGCCCAAAAACAGCTCAAAAAAATAGCCTCTGTGCTGGAAAAGAAAACCACCATTCCTCAAGTCAAAGAAAAACTGGAATTAATCAAAGCCATTAACTCCGAAAACTTTTTTGCGGAGTGCGATGTGCTTATGCTTGAAAAAATCCGTATAGAACTTCGGGAACTTATGCGTTTTCTGGATAATGACGAGAAACAAAACAAACTTGTCGTCACCAAACTGCATGACCCTGTGCTTGACGTTCAGGAAGGGAACCCTTTGAATTCCGCCTATGATTTTGAAGATTATCGGGCAAAAGTGAACAGATATGTCAACGAACACCCAAATACCCTTGCCATTTACAATCTGACCCACAATATTCCCCTAAGCAAAGGCGATTATCAGGAGCTTGAACGCGTGCTGACCTGCGAACTGGGAAGCAAAACCGATTATGCAAGAGAATACGGCAACACGCCTTTCGGCCTGCTTATCCGTAAAATAGCCAAACTTGACCGTGAAGCCGCCATGCAGGCATTTTCCGCCTTTATTAATGACTCATCCCTCAACCAGAACCAAATAGCCTTTGTGCATAAAATCATCAATTATGTCATTCAAAATGGCTATATGGAAAACACAGAGGAACTTCTGAAAGCTCCTTTTGACAAACCTGCAGGCTTTTTCCGCCTCTTTGATGACAAAACTCAAGAAGCCCTTGTCCAAATCATAAACCAAATCAAAGAAAACGCTGTACAGATTGCCATGTAA
- a CDS encoding AAA family ATPase codes for MGKILGIAIQNYGSLKNINMGKLFSAQQNPELGNMVAIIGASGNGKSSLADAFGFLSDCLSTDVENACDANNRGGYDQLISQGSSDPIHFEIYYKENSNSRPITYELTIAKDKNNRPYVKEERLRQRRQGNKRGRPLSFLYLKEGKGYAFEGFDGGQDDDGVFDGQKREVELTDIRKLGIVTLGTMKQYSRIEKFLFFLKSWYLCYFTPDAARQIQSAAPAPYLNRTGSNLNNVAQYMYRENPNEFKKILEDIQTKIPNITEIKPVKLQTGQMVLEFKQDGFEQSFFSQRMSDGTLKLFAYYLLLHERNPRQLIFVEEPENGLYHQYLGSLALEMKKNVGTGFSKQLFVTTHSPFFVNALSPEQVWVLEKDENGFSTAKQASTYDFVKDLTAEGIPMGDLWYSQYFG; via the coding sequence ATGGGAAAAATACTGGGAATTGCCATACAAAATTATGGATCTTTAAAAAACATCAATATGGGCAAACTATTCAGTGCCCAACAAAACCCTGAATTAGGCAATATGGTTGCTATTATAGGAGCGAGCGGAAACGGAAAAAGTTCTCTTGCTGATGCTTTTGGCTTTCTTTCCGATTGTCTTTCTACTGATGTTGAAAATGCTTGCGACGCTAACAACAGAGGAGGATATGACCAGTTAATTTCACAAGGAAGCAGTGATCCTATCCATTTTGAAATTTATTATAAAGAAAACAGCAATTCCCGTCCTATTACCTATGAGCTAACAATAGCAAAAGACAAAAATAATAGACCATACGTAAAAGAAGAACGGCTTCGTCAACGCAGGCAAGGAAACAAAAGAGGAAGACCTCTTTCCTTTCTTTATCTAAAAGAAGGCAAAGGCTATGCATTTGAGGGCTTTGATGGTGGTCAGGACGATGACGGTGTTTTTGATGGGCAAAAAAGAGAGGTTGAACTTACAGATATTAGAAAACTTGGAATTGTTACATTGGGGACAATGAAACAATATTCTCGTATTGAAAAATTTCTGTTTTTTTTAAAAAGCTGGTATCTCTGTTATTTTACCCCGGACGCTGCCAGACAAATCCAATCCGCAGCACCTGCTCCCTATTTAAACAGAACTGGCAGCAATTTAAACAATGTTGCTCAATATATGTATCGGGAAAATCCCAATGAATTTAAAAAAATTCTTGAAGATATTCAAACAAAAATTCCAAATATTACAGAAATAAAACCTGTAAAATTGCAAACTGGTCAAATGGTTTTGGAATTTAAACAAGATGGTTTTGAACAATCTTTTTTTTCTCAAAGAATGTCTGACGGAACTTTAAAATTATTTGCTTATTACTTGCTGCTTCATGAAAGAAATCCGCGTCAGCTCATTTTTGTCGAAGAACCTGAAAACGGATTGTATCACCAATATCTTGGAAGTTTGGCTTTAGAAATGAAAAAAAATGTTGGTACAGGTTTTTCAAAACAATTATTTGTAACAACGCATAGTCCATTTTTTGTCAATGCCTTATCTCCTGAGCAGGTTTGGGTTCTTGAGAAAGATGAAAACGGATTTTCCACTGCCAAACAAGCTTCCACTTATGATTTTGTTAAAGACCTTACAGCAGAAGGTATTCCCATGGGAGACCTCTGGTATAGTCAATACTTTGGGTAA
- a CDS encoding restriction endonuclease subunit S — protein sequence MAKLGEICKINMGQSPDSSTYNNNKEGIPFFQGNADFGKINPTIRLWCSNPVKIAKENDILISVRAPIGALNISDCECCIGRGLASLTITTDKCIQKFLWYSLINRTHELISKGTGSTFKAINKQILFDLKIPLPPLEEQEKIAMVLDKVSELIEKREQQLAKLDELIKSRFVEMFGDPVTNSNDWNKEQLKNITKKIGSGSTPKGGKGSYYTEGISLIRSLNVHNGKFEYKDLAYIDELQAKQLNNVMVEEQDVLFNITGASVARSCIVPKNLLPARVNQHVTIIRCNLEQLNPIFLNQQLLNASYQNFLIFLGESNGATRQALTKEQIENFFVIVPPLELQNQFAEFVEQTEKIKVAINSSLDKLKILKKALMQRFFG from the coding sequence ATGGCAAAATTAGGGGAAATTTGTAAGATTAATATGGGGCAATCCCCAGATTCTTCTACTTATAATAATAACAAAGAAGGTATACCCTTTTTTCAAGGTAATGCTGATTTTGGAAAAATAAATCCAACTATCCGCTTATGGTGTTCTAATCCTGTAAAAATAGCTAAAGAAAATGACATATTAATTTCTGTTCGAGCACCAATCGGAGCTTTAAATATTTCTGACTGTGAATGTTGTATTGGGCGAGGTTTAGCTTCATTGACCATAACTACAGATAAATGTATTCAAAAATTTTTATGGTACTCACTTATTAATAGAACTCATGAATTAATTTCTAAAGGAACAGGAAGCACTTTTAAAGCTATTAATAAACAAATCCTTTTTGACCTTAAAATCCCCCTTCCACCGCTTGAGGAACAAGAAAAAATAGCCATGGTTCTGGATAAAGTCAGTGAACTTATTGAAAAACGTGAACAACAACTCGCCAAACTTGACGAACTCATAAAATCCCGTTTTGTGGAAATGTTCGGCGACCCTGTGACAAATTCTAATGATTGGAATAAAGAACAATTAAAAAATATAACTAAAAAAATTGGATCTGGCTCTACCCCAAAAGGAGGAAAAGGGAGTTACTATACAGAGGGAATATCATTAATCCGTAGTCTGAATGTTCATAACGGAAAATTTGAATACAAAGATTTAGCCTATATTGATGAATTACAAGCCAAGCAACTTAATAATGTAATGGTAGAAGAACAGGACGTTTTATTTAATATTACAGGTGCGTCTGTGGCACGTTCTTGTATTGTTCCAAAAAATCTTCTTCCTGCAAGAGTTAATCAACATGTTACTATTATTAGATGTAATTTAGAACAATTAAACCCAATCTTTTTAAATCAACAACTTTTAAATGCTTCTTATCAAAACTTTCTTATTTTTTTAGGAGAAAGCAATGGAGCTACACGACAAGCCTTAACTAAGGAACAAATAGAAAATTTCTTTGTTATTGTTCCTCCCCTTGAACTGCAAAACCAATTTGCGGAATTTGTGGAGCAAACAGAAAAAATAAAAGTTGCAATTAATTCCAGTCTTGATAAACTGAAAATACTCAAAAAAGCCTTAATGCAAAGGTTTTTCGGATAA
- a CDS encoding type I restriction-modification system subunit M, giving the protein MITGAIKNKIDKIWTDIWAGGLTNPLTVIEQLTYLMFIRSLDEAEQDSERMENLTGKSCKKIFPQTPTGQSMRWSKFKNQAPQDIYNIIANRVFPAVKNMQNSILPDIGEHGEIIRQSFQNSGQDTAFSRFMKDAMFLIPTPQVLQKIISGLEDLFEHDLTGLDMQGDVYEYMLGKLSTAGQNGQFRTPKHIREMMVELIQPQPGDTICDPACGTAGFLVSASEYIRQTHESSMTESDWKHFESKAFTGFDTDPTMLRISAMNLMLHGISQPEIAYQDSLSRQNVLSESFTVCLANPPFKGTVDAESINDNLKAVTNTKKTELLFLALFLRILKKGGQCACIVPDGVLFGSSNAHKALRKELVENHFLRAVISMPSGVFKPYAGVSTAVLVFTKTGAGGTENVWFYDMKADGFSLDDKRTETQENDIPDLIRRFHNLEEEKSRARTEQSFFVPKNEIAGNEYDLSINKYKKIEYVPVEYAPTSSIMAELHELEMEITQGLSDLEDLL; this is encoded by the coding sequence ATGATAACAGGCGCGATAAAGAACAAAATAGACAAAATCTGGACTGATATATGGGCAGGTGGGCTCACGAACCCGTTAACCGTCATTGAACAGTTGACCTATCTCATGTTTATCCGTTCCCTTGACGAGGCGGAGCAGGACAGCGAACGCATGGAAAATCTGACAGGTAAGTCCTGTAAAAAAATTTTTCCGCAAACCCCGACGGGTCAGTCCATGCGTTGGAGCAAATTCAAAAACCAAGCCCCGCAGGATATTTACAACATCATTGCCAACCGTGTTTTTCCTGCCGTCAAGAATATGCAAAACAGCATTCTGCCCGATATCGGCGAACACGGCGAAATAATACGGCAATCTTTCCAAAACAGCGGACAGGACACCGCTTTTTCCCGTTTCATGAAAGACGCCATGTTTTTGATCCCCACGCCCCAAGTCCTGCAAAAAATAATCAGCGGTCTGGAAGATTTGTTTGAACACGACCTCACGGGACTGGACATGCAGGGCGACGTTTACGAATATATGCTCGGCAAGCTTTCCACGGCGGGACAAAACGGACAATTCCGCACCCCCAAGCATATACGGGAAATGATGGTGGAACTTATACAGCCACAGCCAGGCGACACAATCTGCGACCCTGCCTGCGGCACTGCGGGGTTTTTGGTTTCCGCTTCCGAATACATACGCCAAACCCATGAAAGCTCCATGACGGAAAGCGACTGGAAACATTTTGAAAGTAAGGCTTTTACAGGTTTTGACACAGACCCCACCATGCTGCGCATATCAGCCATGAACTTAATGCTCCACGGCATAAGCCAGCCTGAAATAGCGTATCAAGACAGCTTGTCCAGGCAAAACGTCCTTTCCGAATCCTTTACCGTGTGTCTGGCAAATCCGCCCTTCAAAGGCACGGTTGACGCGGAAAGCATAAACGACAACTTAAAAGCGGTCACCAATACAAAAAAAACGGAACTTTTGTTCCTTGCCCTGTTTCTGCGTATCCTGAAAAAAGGCGGACAATGCGCCTGCATTGTTCCCGACGGCGTTCTTTTCGGCTCCTCCAATGCCCATAAAGCCCTGCGTAAAGAATTGGTGGAAAATCATTTTCTGCGTGCGGTTATTTCCATGCCCTCCGGTGTATTCAAACCCTATGCGGGCGTTTCCACAGCCGTGCTTGTGTTCACCAAAACAGGAGCAGGCGGAACGGAAAACGTCTGGTTTTACGATATGAAAGCAGACGGCTTCAGCCTTGACGACAAACGCACGGAAACACAGGAAAACGACATTCCCGACCTTATCCGCCGTTTTCACAATTTGGAAGAAGAAAAAAGCCGTGCCCGCACGGAACAAAGCTTTTTTGTGCCCAAAAACGAAATAGCCGGCAATGAATATGATTTGTCAATCAACAAATACAAAAAAATAGAATACGTACCCGTCGAATACGCCCCCACAAGCTCAATCATGGCAGAACTGCACGAACTGGAAATGGAAATCACCCAAGGACTTTCAGACTTGGAGGACTTACTGTAA
- a CDS encoding AAA domain-containing protein translates to MENNELLIFIDDKDKTDEINSIELINEKYQISFTTSEKTYSYGINRIKTLKLNKKINPETHIIKINNSGKSDIKAILDYGSVYKIIFDNNQSRLYEPAEVSIENNCLCLPHIKKLFACFGEIAHNVGLESNNTNLLKIQYDKLTQISEESIVSQYLDSTSNFEPILFSDTLIYPFGINQSQKIAVEQAFSSRASIVQGPPGTGKTQTILNILANILCQGKTVAVVSNNNSATQNVVDKLSKQELSFLTAFLGSNEKKTQFIEKQQAQYPDMTDWQMEEEEKALLLSEISNLTQEIDELFYAKNRLAEIEQEFLTLTPEQHYFNEYYQSLQNVFTVPAKNLTVKTILSLWLEFEKYAEKEKKPNIFQKIFLFFKFNRQVLKLFAHSPAEVIPFLQREYYTAKFTELNTEKEQLSTLLEEKNFSDKNKELTKKSIQYFKAVLANKYDFENERPHFELSDLKKNSDSIIAEYPIILSTTHSVRNSLSSDFIYDYLIIDEASQVDLVTGTLALSCTKNIVVVGDPKQLPNVIASNKIQALEAIQKEFDVAPQYRYTAHSLLSSIMEQWRNIPVTLLREHYRCHPKIINFCNQKFYNGQLIIMTEDRKEPEVLSVWKTSPGNHARDHINIRQIDIITQELIPKMEKSSYKSIGIIAPYNKQVDEITHAVTETVHSKPYEIDTVHKFQGREQDAIIISTVDNAITEFVDDSKMLNVAVSRAVKSLTVIVHDKAQNGHTNHADLIRYIQFNGYELKTSNIRSVFDLLYSDFNTERKKLLQKHKRISEYDSENLMFALLQNILQKEEFISFSCTPHVGLAVIFKDMSKLNEREKNFVQNPCTHTDFLIISKMDKMPVLAIEVDGVAYHRKESIQHTRDMLKDKIFRKYNLPLLRLRTNGSGEQEKIETCLKQFSDLIY, encoded by the coding sequence GTGGAAAATAATGAATTGCTTATTTTTATTGACGACAAAGATAAAACCGATGAAATAAATTCCATAGAACTGATTAATGAAAAATATCAAATATCTTTTACAACTAGCGAAAAAACATACAGCTACGGAATAAACAGAATAAAGACACTGAAACTTAACAAAAAAATCAATCCAGAAACTCACATCATAAAAATAAATAACAGCGGAAAATCTGACATAAAAGCAATTTTGGATTACGGTTCGGTATATAAAATAATTTTTGACAATAACCAGAGCAGGCTCTATGAGCCTGCAGAAGTTTCGATCGAAAACAATTGCTTATGCCTTCCGCATATCAAAAAACTTTTTGCCTGTTTTGGTGAAATTGCCCATAACGTAGGACTTGAAAGCAACAATACGAACCTGCTGAAAATCCAATACGACAAGCTCACCCAAATCAGCGAAGAGAGCATTGTTTCCCAATACTTGGACAGCACTTCAAATTTTGAGCCCATACTTTTTTCCGATACGCTGATCTATCCTTTCGGCATAAACCAAAGCCAAAAAATTGCAGTTGAGCAAGCATTTTCGTCTCGAGCAAGCATTGTACAAGGTCCTCCGGGAACAGGAAAAACCCAAACTATTTTAAACATTTTAGCCAACATTCTTTGTCAGGGAAAAACCGTAGCAGTTGTTTCCAACAACAATTCGGCAACCCAAAATGTTGTAGACAAACTGAGCAAACAAGAGCTTTCCTTTCTTACGGCATTTCTTGGTTCAAATGAGAAGAAAACCCAATTTATCGAAAAACAGCAGGCACAATATCCCGACATGACGGACTGGCAGATGGAGGAAGAAGAAAAAGCCCTGCTCCTTTCGGAAATTTCAAATCTCACTCAAGAAATTGACGAACTGTTTTACGCCAAAAACAGGCTTGCGGAAATTGAACAGGAATTTTTGACATTAACTCCCGAACAACATTATTTTAATGAATATTATCAAAGCCTGCAGAATGTTTTTACTGTTCCCGCAAAAAATTTAACGGTAAAAACAATATTGTCTCTTTGGCTTGAATTTGAAAAATATGCAGAAAAAGAAAAAAAGCCCAACATATTCCAAAAAATATTTCTTTTCTTTAAATTCAACAGACAAGTTTTAAAACTTTTTGCCCATAGCCCCGCGGAAGTTATCCCTTTTTTACAAAGAGAATATTATACCGCCAAATTTACGGAACTCAATACTGAAAAAGAACAATTGTCAACTCTGTTGGAAGAAAAGAATTTTTCCGATAAAAACAAGGAACTTACCAAAAAGTCGATTCAGTATTTCAAGGCCGTACTGGCAAATAAATATGATTTTGAAAACGAAAGACCGCATTTTGAGCTTTCGGATTTAAAAAAGAACAGCGATTCAATTATTGCGGAATACCCGATTATTTTAAGCACCACCCATTCAGTCAGAAACTCATTATCCTCTGATTTTATCTATGATTACCTCATTATTGACGAAGCCTCGCAAGTAGACCTTGTCACAGGCACATTGGCACTTTCTTGTACTAAAAACATTGTTGTTGTCGGAGACCCGAAACAGCTTCCCAATGTCATCGCCTCCAATAAAATACAAGCTCTTGAAGCGATACAAAAGGAATTTGATGTTGCCCCCCAATACCGTTACACCGCACACAGTCTGCTTTCTTCCATTATGGAACAATGGCGAAACATTCCCGTTACTCTTTTGCGTGAACATTACCGCTGCCACCCTAAAATCATTAATTTCTGCAACCAAAAATTTTATAACGGACAGCTTATTATTATGACGGAAGACCGAAAAGAACCCGAAGTGCTTTCCGTCTGGAAAACAAGCCCCGGCAATCACGCAAGAGACCATATCAACATCCGCCAAATTGACATCATAACCCAAGAACTAATACCTAAAATGGAAAAATCTTCCTATAAAAGTATTGGAATCATAGCTCCTTATAATAAACAAGTTGACGAAATCACCCATGCCGTCACCGAAACCGTTCACAGCAAACCTTATGAAATAGACACCGTACATAAATTCCAAGGCAGGGAACAAGACGCAATCATTATTTCAACCGTTGACAATGCCATTACGGAATTTGTCGACGACTCCAAAATGCTGAACGTAGCAGTATCCCGTGCGGTAAAGTCCCTTACCGTGATCGTACACGACAAAGCCCAAAACGGTCATACCAACCACGCCGACCTTATACGGTACATACAATTCAACGGCTATGAACTCAAAACAAGCAACATCCGTTCCGTATTTGATTTACTGTACAGCGATTTCAATACGGAAAGAAAAAAACTGCTCCAAAAGCATAAGAGAATTTCCGAGTACGATTCAGAAAACCTTATGTTTGCCCTTCTTCAGAATATTTTGCAAAAAGAGGAGTTTATCAGCTTCAGCTGTACGCCCCATGTGGGGCTTGCCGTAATTTTCAAGGATATGTCCAAACTGAATGAACGGGAAAAGAATTTTGTGCAAAATCCCTGCACGCACACCGACTTTTTAATTATCAGCAAAATGGATAAAATGCCCGTGCTTGCCATTGAAGTGGACGGCGTGGCTTATCATCGAAAAGAAAGCATTCAGCATACAAGAGATATGCTGAAAGACAAAATTTTCAGAAAATACAATCTCCCTCTCCTGCGGCTGCGCACCAACGGAAGCGGCGAACAGGAAAAAATCGAAACCTGCCTTAAGCAGTTTTCTGACCTCATCTATTAG